The following coding sequences lie in one Arachis hypogaea cultivar Tifrunner chromosome 9, arahy.Tifrunner.gnm2.J5K5, whole genome shotgun sequence genomic window:
- the LOC112709047 gene encoding RING-H2 finger protein ATL65-like: MSSTSKPSRSLFMLPYTPENFNDTSGRSSSRRDGAICCFEFEEDDYVQTLPLCSQTFHIDYIDAWLCSHTNCPLCRSGVLSAASLFTPMFATRILPSLDADEYGSKSAGEVTD, from the coding sequence ATGTCATCAACATCAAAACCATCCCGTTCTCTTTTTATGCTGCCCTATACACCAGAGAACTTCAATGACACTTCTGGTCGTTCATCTTCACGCCGTGACGGTGCCATTTGCTGCTTTGAATTCGAAGAGGATGATTATGTTCAAACCTTGCCTCTTTGCTCACAAACATTCCATATTGATTACATCGATGCTTGGCTTTGTTCCCACACAAACTGCCCTCTCTGCCGCTCTGGGGTTCTCTCTGCCGCTTCGCTGTTTACTCCCATGTTTGCTACCAGGATCTTACCAAGTCTTGACGCCGATGAATATGGCTCGAAATCAGCAGGAGAAGTAACGGATTAG